The genomic interval CCTCCGTGACCACATTTGGTGCTTCGATGTCCCAGTCCATGGCCCGGCTCACGCTCTCTACAAAGGCGCAACCCCAGGCATTCTTACTTGAAGCCCAGAGTTACGATAGTATATTTACGTCCGCAAGATATAAAAACGTCATAGCGGCCGATTTTCGGTTGCGCAGGTATTAGGCACGTGCGGTGGTATCATTCAAGGAATTAAGGGGTTTGGGTGCCGCTGGATCATCGCTCTCGCGGTTGTTATCCGCCGCAATTTTCTCAGCATTTCTTGCCGGTTCCGCTGCCGCAGAAACTTGCATTGCGCCACAACCTCCCTTCGTTCCTGGCGATCCAGAGGCGGCTCGAGAGTACAGCGACATCATTCGAAACGACTTCGAACTCTATATTCGCGATATCGAGCAATATTTCCGTTGCCTCGATGACGAACGGGCGCGAGCGTTTCAGGAAGCCCGCGAAGTCAGCGCAGCGTATGGGCGGTTCTTGGAAATGATCGCGCCCTAGACCGGATCATGCAGCCCCTTTTGTCAACAGTTCCTGGGCCTTGGTTTGAGGAGCTCCATGGGATCTGTGTCCAGCGCCTTCGCAATTGCTTCTATCATGTCGACTGTCGCTGCATGCTTTGCATTCTCAATCTTGCCTATGTAGCCCCTGTCTATATCGGCATTATGTGCAAGAGCCTCTTGGCTGATCCCCTTTGACCGGCGGATTTCCTGAATGTTCAAACCAAGTTGTGTCCGCAGCTTCATGCCTTAGGCTGAGCCACGATGTAGAATATTTAGCCACGCAATATCTTCTACATTCGCATTTCACGCTATTGCTTTCGGCAGGAAACTTTCGGATTTGGCAAGCGCCCCAGTTTGGGCGAGTGAAAAATGAAGTACACAAGTCATGGTTGGGCTGCGTTGGAATGATTGTCGAAACGCTCACGCGCGGGAATACCAAAGAAGTAATCGAAATGTCTTGAGATTTTAAAGCCAGTGTGAAGAGGGCGCCTTCGGGGCACTGATCTTCCTCATAGCAATCGAACAGCTTGGATGACGGATCAGGATCAAAAAAAGGTCTGTCGAATCCGAACGAGTGCAGCGTGAGAAATGAACGGAACCAGCTCAGAAGGTATGGCGATCGCCCGGCTGCTTGGTGAAGAGCCCGGGCGTACTGTCGCTTGGCTTTATCGGTGGGAAACTGGCGGGCTGGGGCTGCTTTGGACGAGTGCGGATCGTTGTGTCGCTGGTATCGACCGGCGGCTCGGCCCGGAGATATTTGCACAGGCCCGATCGGTTGGTGATCTGGAAATCGCAGCATTTCTTGAAGCTCTGCCTTTAAGCGATCCTGACACCCCATAACGAAAATCTGATAGCATTTGCGACGAGATTTCGGCCTCGAAGGTATATTTAAAGTGACAAAAATATAATAACGTTTATTCTCTGCGCTGCCACTTAGACTGGGAGCGTAAGGATGAGTCCATTACTGAGAAAGCTTGCCGTTGTGACCCTCACGGCTTTGGGAGTTTCGGCACTCTCGCCCGAGCGTTCGGTGGCGCAAAGCTATCCGATTGATTGTGCGATCCTTCTGTGCCTCTCAGGCGGCTGGCCCGCATCTGAACCATGCGCGCGGGCCCGTGCAGAGTTCATCCGAAGGGTAACACCATTGCCTGTAGAGCCGCCGCTGCAGATCTGGCGCTGTCCGATGGGCGCCTCGTTCGAACCCAAACCTGGTTCGGCACCAGGTCTGGGGATTCTAGAGGCTCGATCGAAGCTTGAGAGCCTTCGCCTTATTCGATCCTCTTTGAAGGCAGGATGGGTTCGATCGCAAGTTGAGACTGTCTCGCGCGGGGCGGCCATGTTGAACGCGGTGAGTGCCAAAAGTAGTTCCCACCGGTTGGTTCAGGATCGTGCCGATATCGACATCAGTGGCCCGGAATTCGATTTTGTCCGGTCGATCAGGGTTTTCGATGTGCGCTACGCGTCACAAAGGCTGGTCGGAGAGGGCGAAGTTTGCAGGCGCTATGCAAGTGTCTACCTTGGAACGTATGGTCGCCAAGGCGGCTTTTCATGGAAAGTTTCTTCGCCGGAGGCATTGCCCTCAGCTCACTCCGGACTGGAAGGCTGGGGAAAAAACTGCCCGCAGATCTCCAACAGGTCTGTCTTTGTGGATTGGCGAGACTTCGACGGTAACTACGGGTTTGAACAGGTCGCGTATTAGCGTCATTAGTTTCGCCGCTTCCTGATTAAGGGACATCTATCATATAGGATTTGTCGGCCTTTTGGCGGGACAAAAATTATCAACAGATTCTGAGGATAAGTCGCGCATAAGTCGACACTCATAAGTTGTAAGCCCCGAGCGCCTAAGCCGAAACTTTTGGCACGATGAAAAAATAGGCAAAGGCGTCGGAAACTTTCCCAAGGCAATAGAGTCAATGAATTTTTCGAGCTCAGAAATCTCCGCTCAATATGTGCGCTATGCGTGGTGGTGCAACCAGGCCGCAAAGAAGGTTGCATCTCGAGGCGGATTTTCCAACTGACGTGTCGCTGCGCTCTGATGGATCTGCGGCATGGCGACCGACATCACTGCGGAGCATGCAGTTTGGCGTCGCGGTTGCGCCACGGTTCCGCTTTCAGCCTTTGAGCTACTCAAATACTCTGATCGATCGTTGAAGGAAAATGTGCCATGGAGGCTTATATTGCTGAAACGTTAATCCGGGCCGGCGCACATTCATTTTGACCATGGCGCATGAAACTGCAGGTCCGTTTGAAATGTCGACCGCTCTATGGCCGCTCAGTAAGAAATGCCATAGACGCAGAAGTAGGTTCGCAACCGCGGTAAGGGCAGGGGGCGTGGATCGACTGCATTCTGCCTTGCCGCGCAGGTTTTCCAGATTGGACCCAGATGACGTCTATTGATCAACCCGCTTCGCACGGCGAGAGCCACAGACATGGCGTGCTGTTCGTGTTCGCAGCAGGCGTACTGTGGTCGACGGTCGGTCTTGGGATCCGCCTGATCGAGGAGGCATCTGTCTGGCAGATCCTGCTGTATCGGTCGGTCAGCATGTCATTGTTTCTATATGTCGTCATTCGTGTCAGGTCAGGTGAAAGTCCCTTCGCCCAGGCCCGCCGCATCGGCGGGCCTGCCGTTGTCGCAGGGCTGTCGCTGGTTGCCGCGTATTCCGGGGGCATATTCGCGATCCAGAACACGTCGGTCGCAAATGCGATGCTGTTATTCGCGACGGCGCCGTTCATGGCTGCGGTCTTGGGATGGCTCGTTTTGCGAGAGCCCGTCAGACCCGCGACCTGGATTGCCATCGCGGTTGCCATCGGTGGTATCGGCATCATGGTAGCCGATAAATCCGGCGGTGTGGTTCTGGCAGGCAGCCTTGCAGCGCTCGGATCGGCGTTCGGGTTCGCGGTGTTCACCGTCGCGCTGCGTTGGGGGCGGACAGGGGAAATGCTTCCAGCTGTTTTCCTGTCAGGCATTTTCGCGATCATCATCACAGCGTCTATTTGCCTGATACTGGGGCAGTCACTTGTTCTGACTTGGAACGATGGTGGGGTCGCGATGGGGATGGGTCTGTTTCAGGTCGGAGCTGGACTGATCCTCTACACGCTCGGATCTCGTAGCCTTCCTGCCGCGGAGTTGGCCTTGCTTTCACTGGCAGAGGTATTGCTGGGGCCGGTCTGGGTCTGGTTGTTTCTCGGCGAGACGGCGAGCATCAATACCCTGATCGGTGGTGCCGTTTTGCTTATGGCGATTGCCGGCAACGCAATCTCGGGCAAACGCCGGAAGCCGCCACCGATCACGTCGCCGTAGAAACTTTTGAAATGAGCAGGCCGAACTGTCGCGCTCTGCTGCCTCGTTCCGGGATTGGATGAAACCGAAGGAACGCTCGATCTCAGGTGCAGGCAGCCTCGTCAAACCCATGAGTGCCTCTGACAGGGCAGGAGCGGAGGCATGGTTTGTCATCGGGCAGAAGTCATTGTGCCTTCGGCCCGTTGAACCTTTCGCACTGTGATGAAAGATTGTGCATGTCTTGCCGGGAGGCGGTTCGTTGCACATTCTGAAATCACTTGGCCCTGCGGTTGCGCGTGTTTCCGGCATCGAGGCCTTTCGGGCAGGGCTGGGTGCCCTGATCGGGCTGGGGCTGACCGGACTGTTCGTGCTGTCGCCGACTGTCGACCTGGAACTGGGGCTGTACCTTGTCGCACCCTTCGGCGCCACGTCCGTTCTGTTGTTCGCGGTTCCGAACAGCCCGCTGGCGCAACCCTGGTCCGCGATTGTCGGCAACACGATAGCCGCACTGGTCGGAGTCGCCGTTTGCCTATGGGTCGACGATCCCGCCCTGAGAGTAGGCCTTGCCGTGGGACTGGCCGTAACCGCGACGATGCTGTGTCGCGCCGTCCACCCGCCGGCGGGTGCGGTGGCCATGACGGCGGCCCTGTCGCCCGATGCCATCGCGCATCTGGGGTTCTGGTTCGCGATTGCACCGATTGGCGTGGGTACCGTGGCGCTCGTGGTTCTTGCGGCGATCTATGCGCGATTGACGGGGCGGCACTATCCCTTTCGGCAGTTCGATGATCCAAGCAAACACGGGACTGGCGACCGAAATCCGACCGAACGGCTGGGGCTGTCCGAGGAAGAGTTGACAAACATCCTGGAGCGCTACAGCCAGTCCTTCAACCTTGGCGTCGAGGACCTGGCGCGCCTGATCGGGGCAGCGGAGATGCAGGCCGCGGCACATCACTCCGTTCCGGTGACTGCGCAGGACATCATGTCGCGCGACCTTGTCACGATCCGCCCCGAAACGTCGCTGAGCGATGTCGCGGACCTGTTCCGGCAGCATCGTTTCACGTCCCTTCCTGTCGTCGAGCAGGGCGAGAAGTTCCTGGGAGTCATCTTCCAGATCCACTTGATCCGCCAGGCAAGAGAGGATGCCTTGCGCCTTGACCGCGGATACGCTGCCGCCTTGCGACGTCTGCTGGACCGAAACCACGAAAATCCGACAAGGGCCGGAGACATCATGAGTGTCGCCGGTCCCCGTGCGATGGCACATACGCCCATCGGGGCGTTGCTGCCGATGATGGCCGACGGGGGGACGGATGCGGTTCCTGTTCTGGAAAAAGACAAGATAATCGGCATCGTTACACTAACGGACCTTGTCGCGGCGCTGGCGAGAAACGTCGTGCGAACAAACCCGAATTAGGTAGATGTGCGGCTACGGAATTCGGTTGCGGTAAAAGTACTTGATCTACTCATTGGATCGGGCGATGGCGGAGGCCGCGTCAGTGAAACGCGACTATGGAGAATTGGCCCCAACTTGCAGTCAAATCGGGAGCGAAATGACTAAAACGCACGACGTAACCGAAGCCAAGCGACCGTGGCCGAGTCCTTATGTTCAGGTTGGAGGGCTCGTCGCCGGAATGGCGTTAATTGCGCTTGGCAACGGACTGATGGCAACTTACGTGCCGGTACGCCTCGATCAGGCGGGACTCGGGCAGCGCAACGTTGGGCTCGTTGTGACGGCGTATGCTGCGGGCATGTTGCTTGGATGCCTTCTGTCGGGGCATATGGTGCGTCGCAGCGGTCACGTGCGTGCATTCATATCGCTGGCGGCCATCGGCACGATTTCGGCGCTTCTTCTGGCCCTCGACGTAGGCTTGTATTCCTGGGGCGGACTGCGGGTATTGGGCGGATTCTGCACGACCGGAATGTTCATGGTGGCTCAAAGCTGGCTGAACGCCGTGACCATCACGAATTGGCGCGGGCGGGTCATGGCCCTGTTTTACATAAGCTACACGCTTGGACTCGCCGGCGGCGCACTTCTTATGCGGGTGGTGGATATCGAAGGAACGGCGGCCCTGATGCTGCTTGCGGGTCTTTACGCAGCGGCCGTGATCCCGGTTGGGCTTACGCGATTGCAGCAGCCAGCGCCGCCCGAGCGCATAGCGGTCCGCCCGATTGCGGTTTACCGGATTTCTCCCGTCGGCCTGGTAGGGGCGTTCGTTTCGGGCGGGCTTGGCATGACGATGATGGGCGTTGGCCCGATGTATGGCACTGAGGTCGGACTGGAGCCGGGCGACATCGCTCTTCTGATTGCAGCCCTTCAGGGCGGTAACATGGTTATACAATGGCCACTGGGCTGGCTCAGCGACAGTATGGATCGACGTAAAGTCATTCTTGGCGCAGGGCTTGGCGTCTCGACGGTGTCGATTGTGATTGCGGGTGGCGGCGCAGCACTCAGCGGTGAAGGTTTTTGGGCACTTCTCGTGCTGTTCGCGATTTGGGGTGGGCTCGCGGAGTCGCTTTACACGATCTCAACCGCTCACACCAATGACCACACGGATCCGGCCGATCACGTGATGGTTTCATCCACGATTCTGATTATGTGGGCGAGCGGAGCAACAATTGGTCCGGCGGTGGCGACCGCTGCCTTGGAGTTTGCCGGTACGTCGGGGCTTTGGGCGTTCTTCCTGGCGGAAGCGAGCCTCTTTGCTGCTTTCGTTCTCTGGCGCTTGGCCCAACGAGGGCGTCCGGATGCAGAAAGCCAGGAAAGCTTCCAAAGTTGGCCGGCCTCCGCGCCACCTATTCCCGAGTGGAATCCTAATGCTCCAGAGACAGAGTGAACCGCAGGTTTGCATCACCGGTGGGATAGGAGAGCCGCCAAAAAGGGATGGGTCCTGCTTTTCGCCTATACCTCCATCGTTCTCACACGGTCGCCATTTAAAAAGGCGCCACCGGCGCTGCTGGTGTCGCGAGAGGATCGCCCAACGGGAGACGGAAGGGCAGTCAATTGTCGGCGCTTGTAGACGACCGGACGGCGCTTCATGGAAGATTAGGGGTATATAATCTGAAATTCTGAGACTCTCGAATTTCAGGACTTAAGCAGCGCCTGAAGATACCGACAGGGTTTTAGCGATTGAGTGAATTGCCGGGGTTTCTCTGCATAGTTCGACTTGGTGAACAGGCGTCAGTGGACAAAGATCCGCGTCATCCGCATAACGCGGCGGCCTTCCATCGGCACGCCATCGGGCTG from Roseovarius sp. THAF9 carries:
- a CDS encoding MFS transporter; translation: MTKTHDVTEAKRPWPSPYVQVGGLVAGMALIALGNGLMATYVPVRLDQAGLGQRNVGLVVTAYAAGMLLGCLLSGHMVRRSGHVRAFISLAAIGTISALLLALDVGLYSWGGLRVLGGFCTTGMFMVAQSWLNAVTITNWRGRVMALFYISYTLGLAGGALLMRVVDIEGTAALMLLAGLYAAAVIPVGLTRLQQPAPPERIAVRPIAVYRISPVGLVGAFVSGGLGMTMMGVGPMYGTEVGLEPGDIALLIAALQGGNMVIQWPLGWLSDSMDRRKVILGAGLGVSTVSIVIAGGGAALSGEGFWALLVLFAIWGGLAESLYTISTAHTNDHTDPADHVMVSSTILIMWASGATIGPAVATAALEFAGTSGLWAFFLAEASLFAAFVLWRLAQRGRPDAESQESFQSWPASAPPIPEWNPNAPETE
- a CDS encoding DMT family transporter, with translation MTSIDQPASHGESHRHGVLFVFAAGVLWSTVGLGIRLIEEASVWQILLYRSVSMSLFLYVVIRVRSGESPFAQARRIGGPAVVAGLSLVAAYSGGIFAIQNTSVANAMLLFATAPFMAAVLGWLVLREPVRPATWIAIAVAIGGIGIMVADKSGGVVLAGSLAALGSAFGFAVFTVALRWGRTGEMLPAVFLSGIFAIIITASICLILGQSLVLTWNDGGVAMGMGLFQVGAGLILYTLGSRSLPAAELALLSLAEVLLGPVWVWLFLGETASINTLIGGAVLLMAIAGNAISGKRRKPPPITSP
- a CDS encoding HPP family protein, coding for MHILKSLGPAVARVSGIEAFRAGLGALIGLGLTGLFVLSPTVDLELGLYLVAPFGATSVLLFAVPNSPLAQPWSAIVGNTIAALVGVAVCLWVDDPALRVGLAVGLAVTATMLCRAVHPPAGAVAMTAALSPDAIAHLGFWFAIAPIGVGTVALVVLAAIYARLTGRHYPFRQFDDPSKHGTGDRNPTERLGLSEEELTNILERYSQSFNLGVEDLARLIGAAEMQAAAHHSVPVTAQDIMSRDLVTIRPETSLSDVADLFRQHRFTSLPVVEQGEKFLGVIFQIHLIRQAREDALRLDRGYAAALRRLLDRNHENPTRAGDIMSVAGPRAMAHTPIGALLPMMADGGTDAVPVLEKDKIIGIVTLTDLVAALARNVVRTNPN
- a CDS encoding helix-turn-helix domain-containing protein — protein: MKLRTQLGLNIQEIRRSKGISQEALAHNADIDRGYIGKIENAKHAATVDMIEAIAKALDTDPMELLKPRPRNC